A part of Magnetospirillum sp. ME-1 genomic DNA contains:
- a CDS encoding Tex family protein, giving the protein MTSTLPVATLAAITNRIARELGVQASQVATTVEMLDGGATVPFIARYRKEATGGLDDTQLRTLEERLGYLRELEDRRAAILRSIEEQDKLTPELRGQIEEADSKARLEDLYLPYKPKRRTKAQIAREAGLEPLADALLGDPTLVPETAAATYVDAEKGVADVKAALDGARQILMERFAEDAELLGNLRDALWDGGVLVSTLAEGKGEAGAKFSDYFDYREAIKAIPSHRALALFRGRNENVLNLKLLTPDEAARPEGQVSQGPGEFEARIARRFSIRDLKRPADQWLAETVRWAWRIKIHLHLELELMGRLREAAEEEAIRVFARNLRALLLQAPAGARNCIGLDPGIRTGVKVAVTDSTGKVVETATIYPHQPRNDWQGSLAVLGQLARKHGIKLIAIGNGTASRETDRLVIDLMKRHPELGLEKLVVSEAGASVYSASELAAKEFPDLDVSLRGAVSIARRLQDPLAELVKIDPKAIGVGQYQHDVDQVKLGRSLDAVVEDCVNAVGVEVNTASAPLLARVAGLSPTVARNVVEFRDRFGPFASREALKQVERLGAKAFEQAAGFLRVVNGVNPLDASAVHPEAYPVVERIVSATGRPVKALIGDAAFIRSLDPRDFTDERFGEPTVKDILKELEKPGRDPRPEFKTAAFKEGVETLNDLKPGMILEGVVTNVTNFGAFVDIGVHQDGLVHISVLADRFVKDPHEVVKPGDLVKVKVLEVDMKRQRIALSMRMDAQPAPARKDEPRREERRPASQPQRQQAPKSDEGGGAFAAAFAKAKQKR; this is encoded by the coding sequence ATGACCAGCACCCTTCCCGTCGCCACCCTGGCCGCCATCACCAACCGCATCGCCCGCGAACTGGGGGTGCAGGCCTCGCAGGTGGCCACCACGGTGGAGATGCTGGACGGCGGCGCCACGGTGCCGTTCATCGCGCGTTACCGCAAGGAGGCCACCGGCGGCCTGGACGACACCCAGCTGCGGACCCTGGAGGAACGCCTGGGCTATCTGCGCGAACTGGAAGACCGCCGCGCCGCCATCCTTCGCTCCATCGAGGAGCAGGACAAGCTGACGCCCGAATTGCGCGGCCAGATCGAGGAGGCCGACAGCAAGGCCCGCCTGGAAGACCTGTACCTGCCCTACAAGCCCAAGCGCCGCACCAAGGCCCAGATCGCCCGCGAGGCGGGGCTGGAACCCCTGGCCGACGCGCTGCTGGGCGATCCCACGCTGGTGCCGGAGACGGCCGCCGCCACCTATGTGGACGCGGAAAAGGGCGTGGCCGACGTCAAGGCCGCCCTGGACGGGGCGCGCCAGATCCTGATGGAGCGCTTCGCCGAGGATGCCGAATTGCTGGGCAATCTGCGCGACGCCCTGTGGGACGGCGGCGTGCTGGTCTCCACCCTGGCCGAGGGCAAGGGGGAGGCGGGGGCCAAGTTCTCCGACTATTTCGACTACCGCGAGGCCATCAAGGCCATTCCGTCCCACCGCGCTTTGGCGCTGTTCCGGGGGCGCAACGAAAATGTTCTCAATCTGAAACTGTTGACGCCTGACGAGGCCGCCCGGCCGGAAGGCCAGGTTTCTCAAGGCCCCGGCGAGTTCGAGGCGCGCATCGCCCGGCGCTTTTCCATCCGCGATCTGAAGCGCCCGGCCGATCAGTGGCTGGCCGAAACGGTGCGCTGGGCCTGGCGCATCAAGATTCATCTGCATCTGGAGTTAGAGTTGATGGGCCGCCTGCGCGAGGCGGCGGAGGAGGAAGCCATCCGCGTCTTCGCCCGCAACCTGCGCGCCCTGCTGCTCCAGGCCCCCGCGGGCGCCAGGAACTGCATCGGCCTCGATCCCGGCATCCGCACCGGCGTCAAGGTGGCGGTGACCGATTCCACCGGTAAGGTGGTGGAGACGGCCACCATCTATCCCCATCAGCCCAGGAACGACTGGCAGGGCTCGCTGGCTGTCCTCGGCCAGCTGGCGCGCAAGCACGGCATCAAACTGATCGCCATCGGCAACGGTACCGCGTCGCGCGAAACCGACCGGCTGGTCATCGACCTGATGAAGCGCCACCCCGAGCTGGGGCTGGAAAAGCTGGTGGTCAGCGAGGCCGGCGCCTCGGTCTATTCGGCCTCCGAACTGGCGGCCAAGGAATTCCCCGATCTCGACGTCAGCTTGCGCGGCGCGGTGTCCATTGCGCGCCGTCTGCAGGACCCCCTGGCCGAACTGGTCAAGATCGATCCCAAGGCCATCGGCGTCGGCCAGTACCAGCACGACGTGGACCAGGTGAAGCTGGGCCGCTCGCTGGATGCGGTGGTGGAGGATTGCGTGAACGCCGTGGGCGTCGAGGTCAACACCGCCTCGGCCCCGCTGCTGGCCCGCGTCGCGGGGCTTTCGCCCACCGTGGCCCGTAACGTGGTGGAATTCCGCGACCGCTTCGGCCCCTTCGCCAGTCGCGAGGCCTTGAAGCAGGTGGAACGTCTGGGCGCCAAGGCCTTCGAGCAGGCGGCGGGCTTCCTGCGGGTGGTAAACGGCGTCAATCCCCTGGATGCCTCGGCCGTCCACCCCGAAGCCTATCCGGTGGTGGAGCGCATCGTAAGCGCCACGGGCCGTCCGGTGAAGGCGCTGATCGGCGATGCCGCCTTCATCCGTTCGCTGGACCCCAGGGATTTCACCGACGAGCGCTTCGGTGAGCCCACGGTGAAGGACATCCTCAAGGAACTGGAAAAGCCCGGCCGCGATCCCCGCCCCGAATTCAAGACCGCCGCCTTCAAGGAGGGCGTCGAGACCCTGAATGACCTCAAGCCCGGCATGATCCTGGAAGGCGTGGTCACCAACGTCACCAATTTCGGCGCCTTCGTGGATATCGGCGTCCATCAGGACGGTCTGGTCCACATCTCGGTGCTGGCCGACCGCTTCGTGAAGGACCCGCACGAGGTGGTAAAGCCCGGCGATCTGGTCAAGGTCAAGGTGCTGGAGGTGGACATGAAGCGCCAACGCATCGCGCTCAGCATGCGCATGGACGCCCAGCCCGCCCCGGCCAGGAAGGACGAACCCCGCCGCGAGGAGCGCCGCCCGGCGTCCCAGCCCCAGCGGCAGCAGGCACCCAAGTCCGACGAGGGCGGCGGGGCCTTCGCCGCCGCCTTCGCCAAGGCGAAGCAGAAGCGGTAG
- a CDS encoding PilZ domain-containing protein, producing MSSEDQPEQGNRREFTRLRSSAECTCDFAGKESRAVLADASRGGCKLRFDDPDLAMAAILPVPCDIVIRDEEAAMPATVMWASGDMAGCRFHQPLSLDEVSRLLGGRFRLEVLRTPEAVSVPRAHIESRAEAEARQEAEMAAAIRRMVEAEDEPSTPPS from the coding sequence ATGTCTTCCGAGGATCAGCCTGAACAGGGCAACCGGCGCGAGTTCACCCGCCTGCGCAGCAGCGCGGAGTGCACTTGCGACTTTGCCGGCAAGGAAAGCCGGGCGGTTCTGGCGGATGCGTCGCGGGGCGGCTGCAAGCTGCGCTTCGACGATCCCGACCTGGCCATGGCGGCGATCCTGCCCGTTCCCTGCGATATCGTCATTCGCGACGAGGAGGCGGCCATGCCCGCCACGGTGATGTGGGCCAGCGGAGATATGGCGGGGTGCCGGTTCCACCAGCCCCTGTCCCTGGACGAGGTTTCGCGATTGCTGGGCGGCCGCTTCCGTCTCGAGGTGTTGAGGACGCCGGAGGCCGTTTCCGTGCCGCGGGCGCATATCGAAAGCCGCGCCGAGGCCGAGGCCCGCCAGGAGGCCGAGATGGCCGCCGCCATCCGCAGGATGGTCGAAGCCGAGGACGAGCCGTCTACCCCGCCTTCTTGA
- a CDS encoding PilZ domain-containing protein — MATDNKRQFSRQKCGTECTFVLDGMESRVYLLDASRGGFKLRFEQAEAAMAAIAPLPRDMIITDQYSKMHATIMWASGGLAGCRFYQHLSLDDVVRMMTGHFRLQLAPPVKPEPAPEASPPA, encoded by the coding sequence ATGGCGACCGACAACAAGCGCCAGTTTTCCAGGCAGAAATGCGGCACCGAATGCACCTTCGTGCTGGATGGCATGGAAAGCCGTGTCTACCTGCTGGATGCGTCGCGGGGCGGCTTCAAGCTGCGCTTCGAACAGGCCGAGGCGGCCATGGCGGCCATCGCGCCCTTGCCGCGCGACATGATCATCACCGACCAGTACTCCAAGATGCATGCGACCATCATGTGGGCCAGCGGTGGCCTGGCCGGATGCCGCTTCTATCAGCACCTGTCGCTGGATGACGTGGTGCGCATGATGACCGGCCATTTCCGCCTGCAACTGGCGCCGCCGGTGAAGCCCGAACCCGCGCCGGAAGCATCTCCTCCCGCGTGA
- a CDS encoding alginate export family protein, with translation MMYRHNLRRRSLVSGAILSAVLGLAATPASADFSLYEQGGLKIDGAFTGGVTLFTSPGAQFGAGSWTNNAGSPGKRITGHGNWSETFLHPELKASYETENYGTFYGDVSGQFTMTGGSGEPSLISTTYGHPWLVELENLYGGWKSGKTLVGLGLDENGLDLSGGRQSFRIADGFLISNGTNNIGKRGMFWTQSRTAFAETGLAKFSSGNVRADVFYLKNNASNSVMLPGLYENALTKVAGGNIELFGNADQVEGKPAPDGASNYADRKWYAGVTYFKVVSANDDNVYTFNRNQTNSTVTNTLSSARNGMNVFSFHVGGNPLPFLPDFSFYGNAVKEKNNTHNNQVDADAYYIEPGYQLSSVMWTPKLSYRYAHFSGDKNPGDNKKTAYDPFFYNAITRGFGTWFIGEIVGNYVISNSNVNIHQLTFSVNPRDDLKLSVLAFDYKYDARSQLSGVTSADLAREIDFAAEWAISDNVALSAAFGMATPGRGYKQNISTNSSPASMPNKTWLLGETSLVVKF, from the coding sequence ATGATGTATCGACACAATCTTCGTCGCCGTTCCCTGGTTTCGGGTGCGATTCTTTCGGCGGTTCTCGGTCTGGCGGCCACGCCGGCGTCCGCCGATTTCTCGCTGTACGAGCAGGGCGGCCTGAAGATTGACGGCGCCTTTACTGGCGGCGTCACCCTGTTCACCAGCCCGGGCGCCCAATTCGGCGCCGGCTCGTGGACCAACAACGCCGGTTCTCCCGGCAAGCGCATCACCGGCCATGGCAACTGGTCCGAGACCTTCCTGCATCCCGAGCTCAAGGCCTCCTACGAGACCGAGAATTACGGCACCTTCTACGGCGACGTCAGCGGCCAGTTCACCATGACCGGCGGTTCGGGCGAACCCTCGCTGATCTCCACCACCTACGGCCATCCCTGGCTGGTCGAGTTGGAGAACCTGTACGGCGGCTGGAAGTCGGGCAAGACCCTGGTGGGTCTGGGCCTCGACGAGAACGGCCTGGACCTGTCGGGCGGCCGTCAGAGCTTCCGCATCGCCGACGGCTTCCTGATCAGCAATGGCACCAACAATATCGGCAAGCGCGGCATGTTCTGGACCCAGTCCCGGACCGCCTTCGCCGAGACCGGCTTGGCCAAGTTCTCGTCGGGCAACGTTCGCGCCGACGTGTTCTACCTGAAGAACAACGCCTCCAATTCGGTGATGCTGCCGGGCCTGTACGAAAACGCCCTGACCAAGGTTGCCGGCGGCAATATCGAACTGTTCGGCAATGCCGACCAGGTCGAGGGCAAGCCCGCTCCCGATGGCGCTTCCAACTATGCCGACCGCAAGTGGTACGCCGGCGTGACCTACTTCAAGGTGGTGTCGGCCAATGACGACAACGTCTACACCTTCAATCGCAACCAGACCAACTCGACGGTGACCAACACCCTGTCGTCGGCCCGCAACGGCATGAACGTGTTCTCGTTCCATGTGGGCGGCAATCCGCTGCCGTTCCTGCCGGACTTCTCGTTCTACGGCAATGCCGTGAAGGAAAAGAACAACACGCACAATAACCAGGTTGACGCCGACGCCTACTACATCGAGCCGGGTTATCAGTTGTCCAGCGTGATGTGGACGCCCAAGCTGTCCTACCGCTACGCTCACTTTTCGGGCGACAAGAACCCTGGTGACAACAAGAAGACGGCTTATGATCCCTTCTTCTACAACGCGATCACCCGTGGCTTCGGTACCTGGTTCATCGGCGAGATCGTCGGCAATTACGTGATCTCCAACTCCAACGTGAACATTCACCAGCTGACGTTCAGCGTGAATCCGCGTGATGACCTCAAGCTCTCCGTCCTGGCCTTCGACTACAAGTACGACGCCAGGAGCCAGCTGAGCGGCGTCACCTCGGCCGACCTCGCCCGGGAAATCGACTTTGCCGCCGAATGGGCCATCAGCGACAACGTTGCTCTGTCGGCTGCTTTCGGCATGGCCACTCCCGGTCGGGGCTACAAGCAGAACATTTCCACCAATTCCAGCCCCGCCAGCATGCCGAACAAGACCTGGCTGCTGGGCGAGACCTCGCTGGTCGTGAAGTTCTAA